From Cellulomonas fimi ATCC 484, a single genomic window includes:
- a CDS encoding DEAD/DEAH box helicase, whose product MPATFSPTLADRIPADPTDADALYEAFTGWAAERGLTLYPHQEEALLELVTGAHVVLSTPTGSGKSLAATAAHFVALAQGRRTFYTAPLKALVSEKFFALVEAFGSHNVGMMTGDSSVNPGAPIICCTAEILANLALRDGADADVGQVVMDEFHFYADPQRGWAWQVPLLELPRTQFLLMSATLGDVTFFRDDLHRRTGRDVAVVANAQRPVPLTFTYAVEPLHELLDELVSTRRAPVYVVHFTQKEAVERAQSLLSTTLASRERRDAIAAELGAFRFGPGFGRTLSRLLRHGVGVHHAGMLPKYRRVVERLTQKGLLPVVCGTDTLGVGINVPIRTVLLTSLVKYDGVRMRHLSAREFHQIAGRAGRAGFDTVGEVIVLAPEHVIENRRALEKAGDDPRKLRKIVRKQAPAGHVNWTDKTFERLRDAPPEPLTSSFAVSHAMVLHVLARPGDPVAHMTRLLTDNHEPEAARGRHVRRAVAVYRSLRASGVIERPWTDDPEAPHGRRRTVRLTHDLPANFALNQALSPFAYAALDLLDRDDPAYAHDVVSVLEATLDDPRQVLAAQENRARGEAVAAMKAEGLDYDERMALLEDVSYPKPLAELLEAAFVTYRQTNPWVADLALSPKSVVREMHEKAMTFAEYVSHYQLDRTEGVLLRYLADAYRALRQTVPEDARTEELWEVVEWLGDLVRRTDSSLLDEWERLSHPEDEPGADAAGGVDEDTPEPISANPRVLRALVRGALFRRVELAAREAYDALAALGDRDADDAPWTADRWADALDPFYDDHDEILTGPPARGPGLFLVTTGTATWQVRQLLDDPESDHDWRIDAVVDLAGSDETGEVQLRVTAVGPL is encoded by the coding sequence GTGCCCGCCACCTTCTCCCCCACGCTCGCCGACCGGATCCCGGCGGACCCGACCGACGCCGACGCGCTGTACGAGGCGTTCACCGGCTGGGCCGCCGAGCGCGGGCTGACGCTGTACCCGCACCAGGAGGAGGCGCTGCTCGAGCTCGTCACGGGCGCGCACGTCGTCCTGTCGACGCCGACGGGCTCGGGCAAGTCGCTCGCCGCGACCGCGGCGCACTTCGTCGCGCTCGCGCAGGGCCGCCGCACGTTCTACACCGCACCGCTCAAGGCGCTCGTGAGCGAGAAGTTCTTCGCGCTCGTCGAGGCGTTCGGCTCGCACAACGTCGGCATGATGACGGGCGACTCGTCGGTCAACCCCGGCGCGCCGATCATCTGCTGCACCGCGGAGATCCTCGCCAACCTGGCGCTGCGCGACGGCGCGGACGCGGACGTCGGCCAGGTCGTGATGGACGAGTTCCACTTCTACGCCGACCCGCAGCGCGGCTGGGCGTGGCAGGTGCCGCTCCTGGAGCTGCCGCGCACGCAGTTCCTGCTCATGTCCGCGACGCTCGGCGACGTCACGTTCTTCCGCGACGACCTGCACCGTCGCACGGGCCGCGACGTCGCCGTGGTGGCGAACGCGCAGCGCCCCGTGCCGCTCACGTTCACGTACGCCGTGGAGCCGCTGCACGAGCTGCTCGACGAGCTCGTCTCGACCCGCCGCGCTCCCGTGTACGTCGTGCACTTCACGCAGAAGGAGGCCGTCGAGCGCGCGCAGTCGCTGCTGTCGACGACGCTCGCGAGCCGCGAGCGGCGCGACGCGATCGCCGCCGAGCTGGGGGCGTTCCGCTTCGGCCCCGGGTTCGGCCGCACGCTGTCCCGCCTGCTGCGGCACGGCGTCGGGGTGCACCACGCCGGGATGCTGCCCAAGTACCGGCGCGTCGTGGAGCGGCTCACGCAGAAGGGTCTGCTGCCCGTCGTGTGCGGGACCGACACCCTCGGGGTCGGGATCAACGTGCCGATCCGCACGGTGCTCCTGACGAGCCTCGTCAAGTACGACGGCGTCCGGATGCGGCACCTGTCGGCGCGCGAGTTCCACCAGATCGCGGGCCGTGCGGGACGTGCGGGCTTCGACACCGTCGGCGAGGTCATCGTGCTGGCGCCCGAGCACGTGATCGAGAATCGGCGCGCCCTGGAGAAGGCGGGCGACGACCCGCGCAAGCTCCGGAAGATCGTGCGCAAGCAGGCGCCCGCGGGGCACGTGAACTGGACCGACAAGACGTTCGAGCGCCTGCGCGACGCGCCGCCCGAGCCGCTGACGTCGTCCTTCGCGGTCTCGCACGCGATGGTGCTGCACGTCCTGGCCCGCCCGGGCGACCCGGTCGCGCACATGACCCGCCTGCTCACGGACAACCACGAGCCCGAGGCGGCGCGCGGGCGGCACGTGCGCCGCGCCGTCGCCGTGTACCGCTCGCTGCGTGCCTCCGGCGTGATCGAGCGCCCGTGGACGGACGACCCCGAGGCACCCCACGGCCGGCGACGCACCGTGCGGCTCACGCACGACCTGCCGGCGAACTTCGCGCTCAACCAGGCCCTGTCCCCCTTCGCGTACGCGGCGCTCGACCTGCTGGACCGCGACGACCCGGCGTACGCGCACGACGTCGTCTCGGTCCTGGAGGCCACGCTCGACGACCCGCGCCAGGTGCTCGCGGCGCAGGAGAACCGTGCGCGCGGCGAGGCCGTCGCGGCGATGAAGGCCGAGGGGCTCGACTACGACGAGCGCATGGCCCTGCTCGAGGACGTGAGCTACCCCAAGCCGCTCGCGGAGCTGCTCGAGGCCGCGTTCGTCACGTACCGCCAGACCAACCCGTGGGTCGCCGACCTCGCGCTGTCCCCCAAGTCGGTGGTCCGCGAGATGCACGAGAAGGCGATGACGTTCGCCGAGTACGTCTCGCACTACCAGCTCGACCGCACCGAGGGCGTGCTGCTGCGGTACCTCGCGGACGCCTACCGCGCGCTGCGCCAGACCGTCCCCGAGGACGCCAGGACCGAGGAGCTGTGGGAGGTCGTCGAGTGGCTCGGCGACCTCGTCCGCCGCACCGACTCCTCGCTGCTCGACGAGTGGGAGCGCCTGTCGCACCCCGAGGACGAGCCGGGCGCGGACGCCGCGGGCGGCGTCGACGAGGACACCCCGGAGCCGATCAGCGCGAACCCGCGCGTGCTGCGCGCGCTCGTGCGCGGCGCGCTGTTCCGCCGCGTCGAGCTCGCGGCGCGCGAGGCCTACGACGCGCTCGCCGCGCTGGGCGACCGGGACGCCGACGACGCCCCGTGGACCGCCGACCGGTGGGCCGACGCGCTCGACCCGTTCTACGACGACCACGACGAGATCCTCACCGGGCCGCCCGCGCGCGGACCGGGGCTGTTCCTCGTCACGACGGGCACGGCGACGTGGCAGGTGCGCCAGCTCCTCGACGACCCCGAGAGCGACCACGACTGGCGCATCGACGCCGTCGTGGACCTCGCGGGGTCGGACGAGACGGGCGAGGTGCAGCTGCGCGTGACGGCCGTCGGACCCCTGTGA
- a CDS encoding VIT1/CCC1 transporter family protein codes for MSALSSHLVGPRRDVVAAPAEPAATAAARPEPLDAGRLNRLRAAVLGANDGIVSIAAMVVGVAGAAPARSAVVTAGIAGLVAGALSMAAGEYVSVSSQRDAERAGIATGALDDDAPLTNPWHAAFSSLGAFLVGGLVPLLAVLLPVTAAARVPAVAVAVVGALVVTGAVSARVGGASVSRSVLRNVVGGGLAMAVTYGVGSVVGLAL; via the coding sequence ATGAGCGCCCTGTCGAGCCACCTCGTCGGCCCCCGTCGCGACGTCGTCGCGGCCCCTGCGGAGCCCGCCGCGACGGCCGCCGCGCGCCCGGAGCCGCTCGACGCGGGCCGGCTCAACCGACTGCGGGCGGCCGTGCTCGGGGCCAACGACGGCATCGTGTCCATCGCGGCGATGGTCGTGGGCGTCGCCGGTGCGGCCCCCGCGCGCTCGGCCGTCGTCACCGCCGGGATCGCCGGCCTCGTCGCCGGGGCGCTGTCCATGGCGGCGGGCGAGTACGTGTCCGTGAGCTCGCAGCGCGACGCCGAGCGCGCAGGCATCGCGACGGGAGCGCTCGACGACGACGCCCCGCTCACCAACCCCTGGCACGCGGCCTTCTCGTCCCTCGGCGCGTTCCTCGTCGGCGGGCTCGTGCCGCTGCTCGCGGTGCTGCTGCCGGTCACGGCGGCCGCCCGGGTGCCCGCCGTCGCGGTCGCCGTCGTCGGTGCGCTCGTCGTGACGGGAGCCGTGAGCGCGCGCGTCGGCGGGGCGTCCGTGTCCCGCTCGGTGCTGCGCAACGTCGTCGGCGGCGGGCTCGCGATGGCCGTGACGTACGGCGTCGGCAGCGTCGTGGGCCTCGCGCTCTGA
- a CDS encoding YccF domain-containing protein, with the protein MNTLLNVIWLVLAGLWLALGYVAAGVVCCVLIVTIPFGIASFRIAGYALWPFGRTVVDKPRAGAWSTLGNVIWVVVAGIWLAIGHVVTAIPLFVSIIGIPLGIANLKMIPVSLLPLGKDIVPTDRPFAAYGA; encoded by the coding sequence GTGAACACGCTGCTCAACGTCATCTGGCTGGTGCTCGCGGGCCTGTGGCTCGCGCTCGGGTACGTCGCGGCGGGAGTCGTGTGCTGCGTGCTGATCGTGACGATCCCGTTCGGCATCGCGTCGTTCCGGATCGCCGGCTACGCGCTGTGGCCGTTCGGCCGGACCGTCGTCGACAAGCCGCGCGCGGGCGCGTGGTCGACGCTGGGCAACGTCATCTGGGTCGTGGTGGCGGGGATCTGGCTCGCGATCGGCCACGTCGTCACCGCGATCCCGCTGTTCGTCTCGATCATCGGGATCCCGCTGGGGATCGCGAACCTCAAGATGATCCCCGTCTCGCTCCTGCCGCTCGGCAAGGACATCGTGCCGACCGACCGCCCGTTCGCCGCGTACGGCGCCTGA
- the ybaK gene encoding Cys-tRNA(Pro) deacylase, with product MAKKDSKHAPSGTPALVALAAAGVPHTAHPYEHDPSSDVGYGLEAAEVLGVPPEQVFKTLMTVVDGRLTVAVVPVTGKLDLKALAQAAGGKKAAMAHKPDAERATGYVVGGISPLGQKTAHPTVVDETVWLFDTVFVSGGRRGLDVELAPDDLVRLTAATVADIARG from the coding sequence GTGGCGAAGAAGGACTCGAAGCACGCACCGTCGGGCACGCCCGCGCTCGTCGCCCTCGCCGCGGCCGGGGTGCCGCACACCGCCCACCCGTACGAGCACGACCCGTCGAGCGACGTCGGCTACGGCCTCGAGGCGGCGGAGGTGCTCGGCGTCCCGCCCGAGCAGGTCTTCAAGACGCTCATGACGGTCGTCGACGGGCGCCTCACCGTCGCGGTGGTCCCGGTGACCGGCAAGCTCGACCTCAAGGCCCTGGCCCAGGCGGCCGGCGGCAAGAAGGCCGCGATGGCGCACAAGCCCGACGCGGAGCGGGCGACGGGCTACGTCGTCGGCGGCATCTCGCCGCTCGGGCAGAAGACCGCCCACCCGACGGTCGTCGACGAGACGGTGTGGCTGTTCGACACCGTGTTCGTCTCGGGCGGACGGCGCGGGCTGGACGTCGAGCTCGCCCCCGACGACCTCGTGCGGCTCACCGCGGCGACGGTCGCCGACATCGCGCGCGGCTGA
- a CDS encoding YggS family pyridoxal phosphate-dependent enzyme: MSDAQPPAADDDAAVLAARLASVRSRVAAACSDAGRPAADVRVLLATKTVDAARIRLALAADAAAVAADPALTPVLVGENRVQELVAKGPDLADLRPTTHLIGPLQSNKVNAALRWVSCVESVTSLDLARRLSDRCADRPVALDVLVQVNVSGEVTKHGVPLTAAADLALAVAALPGVRLAGFMTVGLRSPDVAAVGAGYASLAALRDEVLTSGAPGTQGARELSMGMSGDLEVAVAHGATLVRVGSAVFGDRPAR, translated from the coding sequence ATGTCCGACGCCCAGCCCCCGGCAGCGGACGACGACGCCGCGGTGCTCGCCGCCCGGCTCGCGTCCGTGCGGTCCCGTGTCGCCGCGGCCTGCTCCGACGCGGGTCGTCCCGCGGCGGACGTGCGGGTGCTGCTCGCGACCAAGACGGTCGACGCCGCGCGCATCCGGCTCGCCCTGGCGGCCGACGCGGCCGCCGTCGCCGCGGACCCCGCGCTCACGCCCGTGCTGGTGGGCGAGAACCGCGTGCAGGAGCTGGTCGCGAAGGGCCCGGACCTGGCCGACCTGCGCCCCACGACGCACCTCATCGGCCCCCTGCAGTCGAACAAGGTCAACGCCGCGCTGCGCTGGGTGTCGTGCGTGGAGTCCGTCACCTCGCTCGACCTCGCCCGCCGGCTCTCCGACCGGTGCGCGGACCGGCCCGTCGCACTCGACGTGCTCGTCCAGGTGAACGTCTCCGGCGAGGTGACCAAGCACGGCGTGCCGCTCACCGCGGCGGCGGACCTCGCGCTCGCGGTCGCGGCGCTGCCGGGCGTGCGGCTGGCCGGGTTCATGACGGTCGGGCTGCGCTCGCCCGACGTGGCCGCCGTGGGCGCGGGGTACGCGTCGCTCGCGGCGCTGCGCGACGAGGTGCTCACGTCGGGCGCGCCGGGGACGCAGGGCGCGCGCGAGCTGTCGATGGGCATGAGCGGCGACCTCGAGGTCGCGGTCGCCCACGGCGCGACGCTCGTGCGGGTGGGGTCGGCCGTCTTCGGCGACCGGCCCGCGCGCTGA
- a CDS encoding YidH family protein, translated as MPSAARRLPRWVYGQGVEPDARFSLANERTFLAWLRTALALLAGGVALEALDLPIQPQLRLAAAVVLVTLGTAAPLLAWWGWARAERAMRRGEPLPAPVGFALLVGGVVAAGALVLLGLLLA; from the coding sequence ATGCCGTCCGCCGCGCGTCGCCTGCCCCGCTGGGTCTACGGGCAGGGCGTCGAGCCCGACGCGCGGTTCTCGCTCGCCAACGAGCGGACCTTCCTGGCGTGGCTGCGCACCGCGCTGGCGCTGCTCGCGGGCGGCGTCGCCCTCGAGGCGCTCGACCTGCCGATCCAGCCGCAGCTGCGCCTGGCCGCGGCCGTCGTGCTCGTGACGCTCGGGACGGCCGCTCCCCTGCTCGCATGGTGGGGCTGGGCGCGGGCCGAGCGGGCGATGCGCCGCGGCGAGCCGCTGCCCGCGCCCGTCGGGTTCGCGCTGCTCGTCGGCGGCGTGGTAGCGGCAGGCGCGCTCGTGCTGCTGGGGCTGCTGCTCGCATGA
- a CDS encoding YidH family protein yields MSGRPADDGTPRDAPVGGDVGTPRDAVAGGDVGLAAERTRLAWRRTSLGLAAGSLAAGRLLQDVVGPVSWAVALLGLVTAGGVLLAAGRRRGWLLAAQRGELPGGRLVALCAVGVALLGLAALVVVLAGPG; encoded by the coding sequence ATGAGCGGTCGCCCCGCCGACGACGGCACGCCCCGCGACGCGCCGGTGGGCGGCGACGTCGGCACGCCCCGCGACGCGGTGGCGGGTGGCGACGTCGGCCTCGCGGCCGAGCGCACGCGGCTCGCGTGGCGGCGGACCTCGCTCGGCCTGGCGGCGGGCAGCCTGGCCGCCGGACGGCTCCTGCAGGACGTCGTCGGGCCCGTGTCCTGGGCCGTCGCCCTGCTCGGGCTCGTCACCGCGGGCGGCGTCCTGCTCGCCGCGGGGCGCCGCCGCGGGTGGCTGCTCGCGGCCCAGCGCGGCGAGCTGCCCGGCGGCCGGCTCGTCGCGCTGTGCGCCGTCGGGGTAGCGCTGCTGGGTCTCGCCGCGCTCGTCGTCGTGCTCGCCGGTCCGGGGTGA
- a CDS encoding lipoate--protein ligase family protein, with protein sequence MHGEYKVSGGKLVAVDVDVVDGLLSGTSVSGDFFLEPDEALDVVRTALDGLPADAPTTRLADAVDDALAAAHAAGVLPEPAVLVGFDARAVAVAVRRALGLSTAWTDHTVELLHPGPMPPAMHAALDQVLTEELAAGRRGPTLRFWEWVEPAVIIGSFQSLRNEVDLEAVDRHGITVVRRISGGGAMFMEAGNCITFSLVVPVSLVDGMTFEESYAFLNQWVLGALADVGVRAELSGLNDISSPAGKIAGSAQKRVVGGAVLHHVTMSYDIDATKMLEVLRIGREKLSDKGTTSANKRVDPVRSQTHLAREAVIDAFVAHFRGRYATVDGDLRSDELERAHELVRTKFSDPAWTARVP encoded by the coding sequence GTGCACGGCGAGTACAAGGTTTCCGGCGGCAAGCTGGTCGCGGTCGACGTCGACGTGGTCGACGGGCTCCTGAGCGGGACGAGCGTCAGCGGCGACTTCTTCCTGGAGCCCGACGAGGCGCTCGACGTGGTCCGCACCGCGCTCGACGGCCTGCCCGCCGACGCGCCGACGACGCGTCTGGCCGACGCCGTCGACGACGCGCTGGCCGCCGCGCACGCCGCCGGGGTGCTCCCGGAGCCGGCGGTGCTCGTCGGGTTCGACGCCCGGGCCGTCGCGGTGGCCGTGCGGCGCGCGCTCGGCCTCTCGACGGCCTGGACGGACCACACCGTCGAGCTGCTGCACCCGGGCCCGATGCCGCCCGCGATGCACGCGGCCCTCGACCAGGTGCTCACCGAGGAGCTCGCCGCGGGGCGGCGTGGGCCGACCCTGCGGTTCTGGGAGTGGGTCGAGCCAGCGGTGATCATCGGCTCGTTCCAGTCGCTGCGCAACGAGGTCGACCTCGAGGCGGTGGACCGGCACGGCATCACCGTGGTGCGGCGCATCTCCGGCGGCGGTGCGATGTTCATGGAGGCGGGCAACTGCATCACGTTCTCGCTCGTGGTGCCCGTCTCGCTCGTCGACGGCATGACGTTCGAGGAGTCCTACGCGTTCCTCAACCAGTGGGTGCTGGGCGCGCTGGCCGACGTGGGCGTGCGCGCCGAGCTCAGCGGGCTCAACGACATCTCGTCGCCCGCGGGCAAGATCGCCGGGTCGGCGCAGAAGCGGGTTGTCGGCGGCGCGGTGCTGCACCACGTGACGATGTCCTACGACATCGACGCGACCAAGATGCTCGAGGTCCTGCGGATCGGCCGCGAGAAGCTGTCCGACAAGGGCACGACGAGCGCGAACAAGAGGGTCGACCCCGTGCGGTCGCAGACGCACCTGGCGCGCGAGGCGGTGATCGACGCGTTCGTCGCCCACTTCCGCGGCCGGTACGCGACGGTCGACGGCGACCTGCGGTCCGACGAGCTGGAGCGCGCGCACGAGCTGGTCCGCACGAAGTTCTCCGACCCGGCCTGGACCGCGCGCGTGCCCTGA
- a CDS encoding sensor domain-containing protein: MAGTEPHGGPTPDGSPAPRRRWWWFVAAVVVIAVVLLVARPWAAEPAPTVTALPPATDVTAVPSPTVSVVPPAQDAVFDASTVELLLVTADDVRASVPAARDGIDRTDGGEVVWGLPPGSSVDPAACTTAVTAVAQPPAAFAARVYANDAVVLSQQAAALPDPASARQAFADLVTTVDACPSYAQVNPGTDGGSWTGAPAIEGQGVYPSIVQDVVHTAEGDDVPAYRGHMLVGNVIVSWTASALADASPADALATLGDAESLTAMVQHRAQDAVRSLGPAVG; encoded by the coding sequence GTGGCGGGCACGGAGCCGCACGGCGGTCCGACACCGGACGGCTCGCCGGCGCCCCGGCGTCGCTGGTGGTGGTTCGTGGCCGCGGTCGTCGTCATCGCGGTTGTCCTGCTCGTCGCCCGGCCCTGGGCCGCCGAGCCCGCACCGACCGTGACGGCGCTCCCGCCCGCCACCGACGTGACCGCCGTCCCGTCGCCGACCGTGAGCGTCGTCCCGCCCGCGCAGGACGCGGTGTTCGACGCCTCGACGGTCGAGCTGCTGCTCGTGACGGCGGACGACGTGCGCGCGTCGGTGCCCGCCGCACGTGACGGGATCGACCGGACGGACGGCGGTGAGGTCGTCTGGGGCCTGCCGCCGGGGTCGAGCGTCGACCCTGCGGCGTGCACCACCGCCGTGACGGCCGTCGCGCAGCCGCCGGCGGCCTTCGCGGCGCGTGTCTACGCGAACGACGCGGTCGTGCTCTCCCAGCAGGCCGCTGCTCTTCCGGACCCCGCCTCCGCACGGCAGGCGTTCGCCGACCTCGTCACGACGGTCGACGCGTGCCCGTCCTACGCGCAGGTGAACCCCGGCACCGACGGCGGGTCGTGGACGGGCGCCCCCGCGATCGAGGGCCAGGGCGTCTACCCGTCGATCGTGCAGGACGTCGTGCACACGGCGGAGGGTGACGACGTGCCCGCGTACCGCGGCCACATGCTCGTCGGGAACGTGATCGTCAGCTGGACCGCGTCGGCCCTCGCGGATGCGTCCCCGGCGGACGCGCTCGCGACGCTCGGCGACGCCGAGTCGCTCACCGCGATGGTGCAGCACCGGGCGCAGGACGCCGTCCGGTCCCTCGGGCCCGCCGTAGGGTGA
- the cimA gene encoding citramalate synthase, with protein MTAPAASPAGLPTALSFQVYDTTLRDGAQQEGMNLSVADKLAIAPLLDELGVGFIEGGWPGAVPKDTEFFKRAAKELDLRHAELAAFGSTRKAGTRAVDDPQVRALVDSEAPVVALVAKSDLRHAERALRTTGEENLAMIADTVRFLVREGRRVVVDAEHFFDGYRFDAAYSRAAVLAAFEAGAEVVALCDTNGGMIPAWVADVVHEIRGVVGPDAVLGMHAHNDSGCAVANTLAAVEAGCSHVQGTVNGYGERTGNADLLSVVANLELKYGLPVLRKADDQQSGLSELTRIAHAIAEITNISPFARQPYVGASAFAHKAGLHASAIRVDPDLYQHIDPMQVGNDMRMLVSDMAGRASIELKGRELGFDLSGQPEVLGRVTDRVKDAEARGYTYEAADASFELLLVEEVHGARPQYFRVESWRTIVERAGGRGTPATAEATVKLHAGGERIVSTGEGNGPVNALDHALRQALVRVYPELETFELIDFKVRILDSMHGTDAVTRVLIETSDGQTSWSTVGVGPNLLEASWEALTDATIWGLHARGIAPR; from the coding sequence GTGACCGCACCCGCAGCCAGCCCTGCCGGCCTCCCCACGGCCCTGTCCTTCCAGGTGTACGACACCACGCTGCGCGACGGCGCCCAGCAGGAGGGCATGAACCTCTCGGTCGCGGACAAGCTCGCGATCGCCCCGCTGCTCGACGAGCTCGGCGTCGGCTTCATCGAGGGCGGCTGGCCCGGCGCCGTCCCGAAGGACACCGAGTTCTTCAAGCGCGCCGCGAAGGAGCTCGACCTGCGGCACGCGGAGCTCGCGGCGTTCGGCTCGACCCGCAAGGCGGGCACCCGCGCGGTCGACGACCCGCAGGTGCGGGCGCTCGTCGACTCCGAGGCGCCCGTCGTCGCGCTCGTCGCGAAGAGCGACCTGCGGCACGCCGAGCGCGCGCTGCGGACCACGGGCGAGGAGAACCTCGCGATGATCGCGGACACCGTGCGGTTCCTCGTGCGCGAGGGGCGGCGCGTCGTGGTCGACGCCGAGCACTTCTTCGACGGGTACCGGTTCGACGCCGCGTACTCGCGGGCGGCCGTGCTGGCCGCGTTCGAGGCGGGGGCCGAGGTCGTGGCGCTGTGCGACACGAACGGCGGCATGATCCCGGCGTGGGTCGCGGACGTCGTGCACGAGATCCGCGGGGTCGTCGGCCCCGACGCCGTGCTCGGCATGCACGCGCACAACGACTCCGGCTGTGCGGTCGCCAACACGCTCGCGGCGGTCGAGGCCGGCTGCTCGCACGTGCAGGGCACCGTCAACGGGTACGGCGAGCGCACGGGCAACGCCGACCTGCTGTCCGTCGTGGCGAACCTCGAGCTCAAGTACGGCCTTCCCGTGCTGCGCAAGGCCGACGACCAGCAGTCCGGCCTGTCGGAGCTCACGCGCATCGCGCACGCGATCGCCGAGATCACGAACATCTCCCCGTTCGCGCGGCAGCCGTACGTGGGCGCCAGCGCCTTCGCGCACAAGGCCGGCCTGCACGCGTCCGCGATCCGGGTCGACCCCGACCTGTACCAGCACATCGACCCCATGCAGGTCGGCAACGACATGCGCATGCTCGTGTCCGACATGGCGGGGCGGGCGTCGATCGAGCTCAAGGGTCGTGAGCTGGGCTTCGACCTGTCCGGCCAGCCCGAGGTGCTGGGACGCGTCACGGACCGGGTCAAGGACGCCGAGGCGCGTGGCTACACGTACGAGGCCGCCGACGCGTCGTTCGAGCTGCTGCTCGTCGAGGAGGTGCACGGCGCACGCCCGCAGTACTTCCGGGTCGAGTCGTGGCGGACGATCGTCGAGCGCGCGGGCGGCCGGGGCACCCCGGCGACGGCCGAGGCGACCGTGAAGCTGCACGCCGGGGGCGAGCGCATCGTCAGCACGGGCGAGGGCAACGGCCCCGTGAACGCGCTCGACCACGCGCTGCGGCAGGCGCTCGTGCGCGTCTACCCCGAGCTCGAGACGTTCGAGCTCATCGACTTCAAGGTGCGCATCCTCGACTCCATGCACGGCACCGACGCGGTCACGCGCGTGCTCATCGAGACGAGCGACGGGCAGACGTCGTGGAGCACCGTCGGCGTCGGGCCGAACCTGCTCGAGGCGTCGTGGGAGGCGCTCACCGACGCGACCATCTGGGGGCTGCACGCGCGCGGGATCGCGCCGCGCTGA
- a CDS encoding DUF6069 family protein, whose protein sequence is MSVPDPAHPGEPTPPVRRPASAVPPAPAPPAGTPPPAPPTAAMAPVPAPAPVAATPPPVVAPATAQPLYPAGAAVPVAPVVAARPTLDAGRFWAGVAATAVVAALVAVVGVVVFQEILGIDLVVGDLFATGSTTTALVVGAVLAAVAAGAVLHLLVLTTPRPRAFFGWIVGLGTLVVALLPLTWTQDVTAAVATGIVHLVVGIAVWSLLSGVLTWTRRPAVLG, encoded by the coding sequence ATGTCCGTCCCCGACCCGGCCCACCCGGGCGAGCCCACCCCGCCGGTCCGCCGCCCCGCGTCCGCGGTGCCACCCGCCCCCGCCCCTCCCGCCGGGACGCCGCCGCCCGCACCCCCGACGGCTGCGATGGCGCCCGTTCCGGCGCCCGCACCCGTCGCGGCGACGCCTCCCCCGGTCGTCGCGCCGGCCACCGCCCAGCCCCTGTACCCCGCCGGTGCCGCGGTGCCCGTCGCACCCGTGGTGGCCGCCCGGCCCACGCTCGACGCCGGCCGGTTCTGGGCGGGCGTCGCGGCGACCGCCGTGGTCGCCGCGCTCGTCGCGGTCGTCGGCGTCGTGGTGTTCCAGGAGATCCTCGGGATCGACCTCGTCGTCGGGGACCTGTTCGCGACCGGCAGCACCACGACGGCGCTCGTCGTCGGAGCGGTCCTCGCCGCCGTGGCGGCGGGTGCGGTGCTCCACCTGCTGGTCCTGACGACGCCGCGCCCGCGGGCGTTCTTCGGCTGGATCGTCGGCCTGGGGACGCTCGTCGTCGCGCTGCTGCCCCTGACGTGGACCCAGGACGTGACCGCCGCCGTCGCCACGGGGATCGTGCACCTGGTGGTCGGGATCGCGGTGTGGTCGCTGCTGTCCGGCGTGCTGACCTGGACGCGTCGCCCCGCAGTCCTCGGCTGA